From Spirosoma aerolatum, one genomic window encodes:
- a CDS encoding SusC/RagA family TonB-linked outer membrane protein — MKIWLLSSCWGLALFSFFPAPAQLLATSRVKPTYYQAQTSTIRLQDALLELQRIYHVDILFEEASMQQIKVPANQLDFSGSLEKNLRKVLIPNGFGYKKLAKGGYVVRRLPTAREELPRQRADMQVDVKDILMIPPTLETVEPMAEPAKADRTVTGKTTDEKGEELPGVSVIIKGTQRGTTSDNNGNYSLKVPDGNPTLIFSFVGYIPQEVVLGNQSIVNVALLTDNRALKEVVVVGYGTQQAKDVTGAVATLNQSAIKDLPVSSLDQKMIGQVAGVQIQQVSGAPGAGTSIRIRGSGSLGAGNEPLYVVDGMPYSSGLNQNLNPLVFINPNDIESITILKDASSTAIYGSRGANGVVMITTKQGQFNRTQITGSVMRGVQVVPQKGRPKLMNQQEFIDLQRNKIDIAVLRAENRATTLADYPAEYQHPEQLVGKGTDWYDLILQAAPIQDYNVNLNRGSQDSRLSASLGYFKQDGVLRFTGIERYSARLGMDSNLGKAFRVGVSLQPTFINQTRTNTNTSREDVIGVANWANPVMSPYDANGNLIPYIVSPQSKYHSAWSFANPLFTLRETTQSQQQFQNIGIAFLEWSITPDLKVKTSVNTIWSTSKFSQYVPSTVGGSNRPPVAGTGSSVNTNGQSFNWLIENTLTYKKAFGDHRIDAVAGYTTQKNTTNTLTLTAGPYGNDLIQTINAAPAISAWGQTIDEWSIISYLGRINYGFKEKYLLTATIRSDGSSRFGSRNRYAYFPSLAGAWRISEEAFMKNNPYVNNLKLRVSYGKSGNNNIGNYSHLASINSGAYVFGSTQVSASYVGLANPYLTWEESQQVDAGVDAEFLNGRFSLTVDVYNRLSKNMLLNDVIPAITGYNTAVVNKGNVRNQGLEIALGAKPIMGTLNWDIGANIAFNRNKVLSLNDNGDRILSGNNDNNPTNVTVVGQPVGQFFGFVLDGVYSDADIANPNLAKTAQVYAGNPKYRDINGDGIVNDLLDYTIIGNPYPKFTFGLTNNLTYKRFNLGIIVNGSFGGHVMNGLRQTVDNLQGFFNVREEWVNRWRSSDNPGTGMLYGVPKLTPSWGHRVNTMWVEDASFLRIANLSLGYSLPDKLVRKSGFLEGCRLYMTIQNLAMFTRYEGANPEGQSKSIDNTLSPGFDITSYPLARTTSFGLNLQF; from the coding sequence ATGAAAATTTGGCTACTATCCAGTTGCTGGGGACTTGCTTTGTTCTCTTTTTTTCCGGCACCGGCGCAATTACTGGCGACCTCGCGCGTAAAACCAACTTATTATCAGGCACAAACCTCAACCATACGTTTGCAGGATGCCTTACTGGAACTGCAGCGGATTTATCACGTGGATATTCTATTCGAAGAGGCCAGTATGCAGCAGATCAAGGTGCCCGCCAATCAGCTTGATTTTAGCGGCTCACTGGAAAAAAACCTGCGCAAAGTGCTGATCCCAAATGGATTTGGGTATAAAAAACTAGCTAAAGGCGGCTATGTTGTGCGTCGGTTGCCAACCGCTAGGGAAGAGCTTCCCAGACAACGGGCCGACATGCAGGTCGATGTAAAAGACATCCTCATGATCCCCCCAACGCTGGAAACGGTTGAGCCGATGGCCGAACCCGCTAAGGCAGACCGTACCGTAACCGGAAAAACAACAGACGAAAAAGGGGAAGAACTACCAGGAGTAAGTGTTATTATCAAAGGAACCCAGCGAGGCACAACTTCCGATAATAATGGAAACTACTCCCTTAAGGTACCCGATGGAAATCCGACTCTTATTTTCTCGTTTGTAGGCTACATTCCTCAAGAAGTGGTTCTGGGCAATCAGTCAATAGTAAATGTTGCCCTTCTGACCGACAACCGAGCGTTAAAAGAAGTCGTTGTCGTCGGCTATGGTACCCAGCAGGCTAAAGATGTGACGGGGGCTGTAGCTACCCTCAACCAGTCTGCAATTAAAGATTTGCCGGTATCGTCGCTGGATCAAAAGATGATTGGTCAGGTGGCCGGTGTACAGATCCAGCAGGTGTCTGGAGCACCGGGGGCGGGTACGTCGATACGCATTCGGGGGAGTGGGTCGCTGGGCGCTGGTAACGAGCCCTTATACGTAGTCGATGGAATGCCTTATTCATCGGGGCTAAATCAAAACTTGAATCCGCTGGTCTTCATCAACCCTAATGACATTGAATCCATCACCATTCTGAAAGATGCATCGTCGACCGCCATTTACGGTTCGCGCGGGGCGAATGGTGTGGTCATGATTACGACCAAACAAGGCCAGTTTAACCGCACTCAGATCACTGGCTCAGTAATGCGGGGTGTTCAGGTTGTCCCCCAAAAAGGACGGCCTAAATTGATGAACCAGCAGGAGTTTATTGACCTGCAACGCAACAAAATTGACATTGCCGTGCTTCGGGCCGAAAATCGGGCCACTACCCTGGCCGACTATCCAGCTGAGTATCAGCACCCCGAACAACTGGTTGGAAAAGGAACGGACTGGTACGATCTGATTCTCCAGGCGGCACCCATTCAGGACTATAACGTCAATCTCAACCGGGGATCACAGGATTCGCGGCTGAGTGCCAGTCTTGGGTATTTCAAACAGGATGGGGTATTGCGTTTTACCGGTATTGAACGATACAGTGCCCGGCTCGGTATGGATTCGAATCTGGGAAAAGCGTTTCGGGTGGGCGTTTCTCTCCAGCCAACCTTCATCAACCAAACCCGTACTAATACGAACACCAGCCGGGAAGATGTGATTGGGGTTGCGAACTGGGCCAACCCGGTAATGTCGCCCTATGATGCGAACGGAAACCTGATTCCCTACATTGTTTCGCCCCAAAGTAAGTACCATTCGGCCTGGAGTTTTGCTAATCCTTTGTTTACTCTTCGGGAAACTACCCAGTCTCAGCAGCAATTTCAAAATATTGGTATTGCCTTCCTCGAATGGTCGATAACCCCGGATCTGAAAGTAAAAACCTCCGTCAATACGATCTGGTCGACTTCCAAATTTTCGCAATACGTTCCCAGTACGGTCGGTGGGTCAAACCGGCCACCGGTAGCCGGAACGGGAAGCTCGGTCAATACAAACGGGCAGAGTTTCAACTGGCTCATCGAAAACACACTGACCTATAAAAAAGCGTTCGGTGATCACCGAATCGATGCTGTGGCGGGCTACACAACCCAGAAAAATACAACGAATACATTGACCCTTACGGCGGGCCCCTACGGCAATGACCTGATCCAGACCATCAACGCAGCCCCCGCCATCAGTGCCTGGGGACAAACGATTGACGAATGGAGTATCATCTCATATTTGGGTCGGATAAACTACGGATTCAAAGAAAAATACCTGCTCACGGCAACCATCCGGTCCGATGGCTCATCCCGCTTTGGTTCCCGAAATCGGTATGCCTATTTCCCGTCGCTGGCTGGGGCCTGGCGAATCTCGGAAGAAGCGTTCATGAAGAATAATCCGTACGTAAATAACCTTAAACTGCGGGTTAGCTACGGCAAAAGCGGCAACAACAACATTGGTAATTACTCTCATCTGGCCTCCATTAATTCAGGTGCCTACGTTTTTGGATCGACTCAGGTATCCGCTTCTTATGTAGGGTTAGCCAATCCCTATTTAACCTGGGAGGAATCGCAACAGGTCGATGCGGGGGTGGATGCCGAATTCCTTAATGGGCGGTTCTCGCTGACGGTCGATGTCTATAACCGGTTAAGCAAAAACATGCTGCTGAACGACGTCATACCGGCAATTACGGGCTATAATACAGCGGTTGTCAACAAAGGCAACGTCCGCAATCAGGGACTGGAAATTGCTCTGGGCGCCAAACCCATTATGGGTACATTGAACTGGGACATTGGCGCTAATATCGCGTTCAACCGGAATAAAGTACTCTCCCTGAATGACAATGGCGACCGGATTTTATCGGGCAATAACGACAACAATCCAACGAACGTTACCGTTGTGGGTCAGCCTGTTGGCCAGTTTTTTGGTTTTGTACTCGATGGCGTTTATTCGGATGCCGACATTGCCAATCCGAATCTGGCTAAAACCGCACAGGTATATGCCGGTAATCCTAAATACCGGGATATCAATGGCGATGGTATTGTTAATGATTTGCTGGATTACACCATCATCGGCAATCCTTATCCAAAGTTCACTTTTGGGCTGACGAATAACCTGACTTATAAGCGGTTCAATCTGGGCATTATCGTGAATGGCTCCTTTGGAGGTCACGTAATGAACGGACTTCGGCAAACGGTCGATAACCTGCAGGGATTTTTCAATGTTCGCGAAGAGTGGGTAAACCGCTGGCGGAGTTCAGACAATCCGGGTACGGGTATGTTATATGGAGTGCCCAAGCTGACGCCAAGCTGGGGTCACCGGGTCAATACGATGTGGGTTGAAGATGCTTCATTTTTACGCATCGCCAACCTATCGCTGGGCTATTCCCTTCCGGATAAACTCGTTCGGAAAAGTGGTTTTCTGGAGGGATGCCGTCTGTACATGACCATTCAAAACCTGGCCATGTTTACCCGCTACGAAGGCGCCAATCCAGAAGGACAGTCGAAAAGCATCGACAACACGCTGTCGCCCGGTTTCGATATTACGTCCTATCCGCTGGCCCGGACAACCTCGTTTGGCCTCAATTTACAATTCTGA
- a CDS encoding FecR family protein, whose translation MNTAINKELLFTHFDGRTTPLQIELLREWLQTAENQQVYYGWLQEWEHQNPQVFTDPDQAYSLFLHKLDASPQSVSTRQVPILKRWHVRSFLAAASVAIFLLAVMYLTQPYWSMRTIATDYGEVRSVVLDDGSRVTLNANSKLQIPRFHLRTSSRDVFLQGEAEFAIVHTISHDPFKVHTANDVEVIVLGTEFTVNTRRNNTRVVLNRGKVKVRYPTPNQINTLTMKPGDWVTLTPNERPKRGRQSIDQTTGANWKNYQYTFRNTPLPEIAALISDNFGVTVQLDEALTKRSVTGTFHAQNADELIQALIELFEFDVIRQGKIIKLVLSDSTKTLN comes from the coding sequence ATGAATACTGCGATAAACAAAGAGCTTCTATTCACCCATTTCGACGGGCGAACCACCCCGCTTCAGATCGAACTGCTTCGGGAGTGGCTGCAAACGGCGGAGAATCAGCAGGTTTATTATGGCTGGTTACAGGAATGGGAGCACCAAAATCCACAGGTATTTACCGACCCCGATCAAGCTTATTCCCTGTTTCTACACAAATTGGATGCATCACCACAATCCGTCTCAACCCGTCAGGTTCCCATACTGAAACGTTGGCATGTAAGGAGCTTTTTAGCGGCCGCTTCGGTAGCAATTTTTCTGCTCGCCGTTATGTACCTAACCCAGCCGTACTGGAGTATGCGTACCATTGCAACCGACTATGGGGAAGTGCGATCTGTGGTACTCGACGACGGTAGCCGGGTAACGCTGAACGCGAATTCAAAACTTCAGATCCCCCGATTTCACCTAAGAACCTCATCCCGCGATGTGTTTTTACAGGGAGAAGCAGAGTTTGCTATCGTGCATACGATTTCGCACGACCCGTTTAAAGTGCATACCGCCAATGACGTAGAAGTGATTGTTTTAGGAACGGAATTTACGGTCAATACGCGCCGGAATAATACGCGGGTGGTACTAAATCGGGGTAAGGTGAAGGTACGTTATCCGACGCCTAATCAAATCAATACGCTGACGATGAAACCGGGCGATTGGGTTACCCTCACCCCAAATGAACGGCCAAAACGAGGACGTCAGTCCATTGACCAAACTACGGGAGCCAATTGGAAAAATTATCAGTACACCTTTCGAAACACACCGTTGCCGGAAATTGCAGCCCTGATCAGCGATAATTTCGGGGTCACGGTTCAACTGGATGAAGCCCTGACCAAACGGAGTGTTACCGGTACATTTCACGCGCAAAATGCAGATGAACTCATACAGGCACTCATAGAACTATTCGAGTTTGACGTAATCCGTCAGGGAAAGATAATAAAGCTGGTTTTATCTGATTCAACGAAGACCCTAAACTAA
- a CDS encoding Gfo/Idh/MocA family protein, protein MKSNELTRRVFLQQSSMAAASVVTASSLPSLTLNAPKRRVAMVGTGHRGTSMWGIPVVQEFGDIVDFVGLCDKNIGRATTAQKLMNVTCPVYTDFDKMMRETKPDVLIVTTVDATHDQFIIKGMEMGADIITEKPMTTDETKCRAILDAEKRTGKKVTVTFNYRYSPHRQKLYELLREGVIGTITSVDFHWYLDIHHGADYFRRWHRLQENSGSLWVHKASHHFDLLNWWLESEPEQVYAQGTLDFYGKKGPFRAENCRSCSHKKDCNFYWDITKDKRLTALYVDNEKYDGYLRDGCVFKDDVNIDDKMAATIRYANGVNVSYSLTTYSPYEGYRIAFNGTKGRLEAWIKETGKMPIEAYDELMLSKNFGEVEYIKVPQAEGHGGGDARLRDKIFRNPSTPDAFRQTAGSRDGAMAILVGICARKSKQTGQSVRIEEVSGLKPKAIKG, encoded by the coding sequence ATGAAATCGAACGAACTTACCCGACGCGTTTTTTTACAACAATCGTCTATGGCTGCCGCCAGTGTGGTTACTGCCTCATCGCTTCCCTCTCTTACATTAAACGCGCCCAAACGTCGGGTGGCCATGGTTGGAACTGGGCATCGGGGAACCAGTATGTGGGGGATACCCGTCGTGCAGGAATTTGGTGATATCGTCGATTTTGTCGGGCTGTGCGACAAAAACATTGGACGAGCGACTACCGCCCAAAAATTGATGAACGTTACCTGCCCGGTCTATACCGACTTCGACAAAATGATGCGGGAGACCAAACCCGACGTGTTGATCGTCACCACGGTCGATGCGACCCACGATCAGTTTATCATCAAAGGGATGGAGATGGGCGCCGACATCATTACCGAAAAACCCATGACCACCGATGAAACCAAATGCCGGGCTATTCTGGATGCCGAAAAGCGGACAGGCAAAAAAGTGACGGTCACCTTCAATTATCGGTATTCACCCCACCGTCAGAAACTCTACGAACTGCTGCGCGAAGGCGTCATCGGGACGATTACTTCGGTTGACTTCCACTGGTATTTAGACATTCATCACGGGGCCGATTATTTCCGACGCTGGCACAGGCTCCAGGAAAACAGCGGTTCCTTGTGGGTACACAAAGCCAGTCACCACTTCGACTTGCTCAATTGGTGGCTGGAGTCCGAGCCGGAGCAGGTTTATGCGCAGGGAACGTTAGATTTTTACGGCAAAAAAGGGCCCTTCCGGGCGGAAAACTGCCGAAGCTGTTCCCACAAGAAGGACTGTAACTTTTACTGGGACATCACGAAGGATAAACGGTTAACGGCGCTCTACGTCGACAACGAGAAGTATGATGGCTACCTGCGAGATGGCTGTGTATTTAAAGACGATGTCAACATCGACGATAAAATGGCGGCTACCATTCGGTATGCCAACGGGGTTAATGTCAGTTATTCGCTGACCACCTATTCCCCTTACGAAGGTTACCGGATTGCCTTTAACGGAACGAAGGGACGACTGGAAGCCTGGATCAAGGAAACGGGTAAAATGCCAATCGAAGCTTATGACGAACTCATGCTATCCAAAAACTTTGGCGAGGTCGAGTACATTAAAGTGCCTCAGGCTGAAGGGCATGGCGGAGGGGATGCACGCCTTCGGGATAAGATTTTTCGAAACCCCAGCACCCCGGATGCATTCCGCCAGACGGCCGGAAGCCGGGATGGGGCCATGGCGATCCTGGTCGGCATTTGCGCGCGCAAAAGTAAGCAAACCGGTCAGTCTGTTCGTATTGAAGAAGTATCAGGGCTGAAGCCAAAAGCGATTAAAGGGTAA
- a CDS encoding alpha/beta hydrolase — translation MIKKLLLIGYCCFSALIGLAQQEIPLYTGAIPNVKASEVNEIKRADQSVSNVVRPTLTLFLPAKEKATGTAVIVCPGGGYETLVMKREGFDIAEAFAKIGVTAFVLKYRLPSEKTMIDPSIGPLQDAQQALRTIRQRSTEWGVDPNRIGIMGFSAGGHLAATAGTHFQKPVIDNPESINLRPDFMILIYPVISLSHEIGSEKTRKNLLGMSPSPELIRLYSNELHIDKTTPPTFLTHAGDDSKVPVKNSLVFYEALQQNGVPANLHIYSKGEHGFGKTPAFDEWFGRIHQWMKDMH, via the coding sequence ATGATAAAAAAACTACTACTAATCGGTTACTGCTGCTTTTCAGCACTCATCGGGTTGGCTCAACAAGAAATTCCGTTGTATACGGGGGCCATACCCAATGTGAAAGCATCGGAGGTCAACGAAATAAAACGAGCCGATCAGAGTGTATCCAATGTCGTTCGGCCAACGCTGACTCTCTTTTTACCAGCCAAGGAAAAAGCCACCGGTACGGCTGTCATTGTCTGCCCCGGCGGTGGCTACGAAACGCTGGTTATGAAACGGGAAGGCTTCGACATTGCCGAAGCCTTTGCTAAAATAGGCGTGACTGCTTTTGTGCTGAAATACCGGCTGCCCAGTGAGAAAACAATGATCGATCCATCTATTGGTCCTTTGCAGGATGCCCAGCAAGCGCTGAGAACCATTCGCCAACGTTCAACCGAATGGGGTGTTGATCCAAACCGAATCGGGATTATGGGCTTTTCGGCTGGTGGTCATCTGGCGGCTACCGCCGGAACTCATTTTCAAAAGCCGGTCATCGACAATCCTGAATCCATAAACCTACGACCGGATTTTATGATCCTGATTTATCCGGTAATTAGCCTGTCGCATGAAATTGGCAGCGAGAAAACACGCAAAAATCTGCTTGGTATGTCACCTAGTCCGGAGCTAATCAGGCTCTATTCCAACGAATTGCATATTGACAAAACGACCCCGCCAACTTTCTTAACCCATGCGGGTGATGACTCGAAAGTGCCCGTTAAAAACAGCTTGGTCTTCTATGAGGCCCTCCAGCAAAACGGTGTACCAGCCAACCTGCATATATACAGCAAAGGCGAACATGGCTTCGGCAAAACCCCAGCGTTCGACGAGTGGTTTGGGCGGATCCACCAGTGGATGAAAGATATGCACTAA
- a CDS encoding RNA polymerase sigma-70 factor: MKPTEPGPSATDANQELDAEYFIRLAFETDPKRGCELLFRAYYRDLCSTAIRFVYSRQAAEDIVGEVFLLFWNNQVYQTITISYRAYLFRAVRNRALNYIKFDLNRSASLDLLPDDSEPDTTVQQPDQILQVDELLRRINEIVRTLPLQAQRVFIMSRFDGRSHAEIAQELQINHKTVESHITRALSSLRHLLRQELCLLLPGLLYALVS, encoded by the coding sequence GTGAAACCCACAGAACCCGGTCCGTCAGCAACCGATGCTAACCAGGAGCTGGATGCCGAATATTTTATTCGTCTGGCTTTTGAAACCGACCCGAAGCGGGGTTGCGAACTATTGTTCCGGGCCTATTACCGCGATTTGTGCAGTACGGCCATCCGATTTGTCTATTCCCGTCAGGCAGCCGAAGATATTGTCGGCGAAGTTTTCCTGCTGTTCTGGAATAATCAGGTTTATCAAACCATAACCATTTCGTATCGAGCCTATCTGTTCCGCGCTGTTCGGAATCGGGCGCTCAACTACATCAAATTTGATCTGAATCGATCGGCTTCGCTGGATTTACTTCCTGATGACAGCGAGCCGGATACGACCGTTCAACAACCTGATCAAATTTTACAGGTGGATGAGCTGCTACGACGTATTAATGAAATCGTGCGTACGCTGCCGCTGCAAGCCCAGCGGGTGTTCATCATGAGCCGTTTCGACGGTCGATCGCATGCTGAAATCGCCCAGGAGTTACAGATCAATCATAAAACGGTTGAAAGCCATATCACACGGGCTTTGTCGAGCCTAAGGCATTTACTTCGTCAGGAACTGTGTCTGTTGTTACCAGGATTATTATACGCACTAGTAAGCTAA
- a CDS encoding glycoside hydrolase family protein, protein MQPLLILYLIAGLFTRSGPAEPPVNNRLTALTSPILFRGDEHTAYRDPAFLYHQDSLYVFFTLVRIEEEHKIYAYVAMSRTKDLQHWTPIRTLTPRDQRLNYSSPGNVVRQGDEWVLCLQTYPRPDYTTDQMPRYATQDARIFTMRSRDLHHWSSPELLRVKGSSVTEKDMGRMIDPYLLADKDAPGKWWCFYKQNGVSMSSSYDLRNWTFVGHTESGENACVLVEDSQYILMHSPKNGIGLKRSTDLKSWQDWGGLITLGQSDWPWAKGRLTAGAVLNLKQVPAFGKYVMLFHGSGPLSEEAGDFDKNASIGIAWSDDLLNWQWPAKTR, encoded by the coding sequence ATGCAACCGCTTCTGATTTTATACCTGATCGCCGGGTTATTTACCCGGTCTGGGCCAGCGGAGCCACCCGTTAACAATCGGTTGACCGCATTGACATCGCCTATTCTGTTTCGAGGTGACGAGCACACGGCCTATCGCGACCCGGCATTCCTCTATCACCAGGATAGTCTGTACGTCTTTTTTACACTGGTACGCATTGAGGAGGAGCATAAAATTTACGCTTACGTTGCCATGAGTCGGACTAAAGACCTCCAGCATTGGACACCCATCCGCACCCTAACCCCCCGCGACCAACGGCTCAATTACAGTAGTCCCGGCAATGTTGTCCGGCAGGGCGACGAATGGGTATTGTGCCTGCAAACTTACCCCCGACCCGATTATACGACTGATCAAATGCCTCGGTATGCCACCCAGGATGCCCGGATTTTTACGATGCGCAGCCGGGATTTACATCACTGGAGTAGCCCGGAGTTGCTTCGCGTGAAAGGGTCTTCCGTAACAGAAAAGGATATGGGACGAATGATCGATCCGTATCTGCTGGCCGACAAAGACGCGCCGGGGAAATGGTGGTGTTTTTATAAACAGAATGGCGTCAGTATGTCGAGTTCTTACGATCTACGTAACTGGACCTTTGTCGGCCATACCGAGTCAGGCGAAAATGCCTGTGTGTTAGTCGAAGATAGCCAGTACATTCTGATGCATTCCCCGAAAAACGGTATCGGCTTAAAACGCTCAACGGATTTAAAAAGCTGGCAGGACTGGGGCGGACTCATAACACTGGGCCAGTCGGATTGGCCCTGGGCCAAGGGGCGACTGACGGCGGGCGCGGTCCTGAACCTCAAACAAGTTCCTGCCTTTGGCAAATATGTGATGCTCTTCCACGGTTCCGGGCCACTGAGTGAAGAGGCTGGAGACTTCGACAAAAATGCGTCCATAGGCATTGCCTGGAGCGATGACCTGCTGAACTGGCAATGGCCCGCCAAGACCCGTTGA